In Paenibacillus hexagrammi, the following are encoded in one genomic region:
- the yhbH gene encoding sporulation protein YhbH, with amino-acid sequence MTEPLFIVSKEDWSLHRKGYQDQNRHQQKVRDAIKQNLPDLVTDESIVLSNGKQVVKVPIKSLDEYRFRFNYNKSKHVGQGDGDSQVGDVLGTDPQPAQGPGKGEGAGDQAGEDYYEAEVSMEELQTLLFAELELPNLKQKEKRNMTTTEVLFNDIRKKGIMSNIDKKRTILENLRRNSKTGEPGIHGISPDDLRFKTWEEVEKPHSNALIIAMMDTSGSMGSFEKYIARSFFFWMTRFLRTKYENVEIVFIAHHTEAKEVTEEEFFTKGESGGTICSSAYQAALDIIDKRYPPSQFNIYPFHFSDGDNLTSDNERCVKLINQLMERSNMFGYGEVNQYNRSSTLMSAFRHIHDPKFLHYVIREKGEVYKALKTFFSKQEGVASP; translated from the coding sequence ATGACAGAGCCTTTATTCATTGTCTCCAAGGAGGACTGGTCTCTCCACCGCAAAGGATACCAGGATCAGAACCGGCACCAGCAGAAGGTGCGAGATGCCATTAAACAAAATCTCCCCGACCTGGTGACCGATGAGAGTATTGTCCTCTCCAACGGCAAACAAGTCGTCAAGGTTCCGATTAAAAGCCTCGATGAGTATCGATTCCGCTTTAACTACAATAAAAGCAAGCACGTCGGCCAAGGCGACGGAGATTCTCAAGTCGGCGATGTGCTGGGCACAGACCCGCAGCCTGCGCAGGGCCCGGGCAAAGGTGAAGGCGCTGGCGATCAAGCCGGTGAGGATTACTACGAGGCGGAAGTGAGCATGGAGGAGCTGCAGACGCTGCTGTTCGCAGAGCTGGAGCTGCCGAATCTGAAACAAAAAGAAAAGCGCAACATGACGACGACAGAGGTGCTTTTTAACGATATTCGTAAGAAAGGAATCATGTCCAACATTGATAAGAAACGGACGATTCTTGAGAATTTGCGGCGCAATTCCAAGACGGGAGAGCCGGGTATCCATGGCATATCGCCGGACGACCTGCGGTTTAAGACTTGGGAGGAAGTGGAGAAGCCTCATTCCAATGCATTGATTATTGCGATGATGGATACCTCGGGGAGTATGGGTTCTTTTGAAAAGTATATCGCACGCAGCTTCTTTTTCTGGATGACTCGCTTCCTAAGGACCAAGTACGAGAATGTAGAGATTGTGTTTATCGCACACCACACGGAAGCGAAGGAAGTGACTGAGGAGGAATTTTTCACCAAGGGCGAGAGCGGCGGTACAATTTGTTCCTCCGCGTATCAGGCGGCTCTGGATATTATCGACAAGCGGTACCCGCCTTCGCAATTTAATATTTATCCGTTTCACTTCTCCGACGGCGATAATCTCACTTCCGATAATGAGCGCTGTGTGAAGCTGATCAACCAATTGATGGAACGCTCCAACATGTTCGGCTATGGTGAAGTGAATCAATACAATCGGAGCAGTACGCTCATGTCAGCGTTCCGCCATATCCACGACCCCAAGTTTCTTCATTATGTGATACGGGAAAAGGGTGAGGTCTACAAAGCGCTCAAGACCTTTTTCAGCAAACAGGAAGGAGTGGCTTCCCCATGA
- a CDS encoding Fic family protein, with protein MFEQIDKKKQVLDQKRPFPPHTLKSIREHLIVNWTYHSNAIEGNTLTLSETKVALEGITIGGKTIHEHLEVINHKEAIVYVEEIVGRQEPLSEWQIKSIHRLILKGIHDEDAGIYRKENVLISGARHIPPDAMQVPSQMEQFIAWYQAEGQRLHPVSRAAMVHSDFVKIHPFIDGNGRTARLLLNFELMKNGYPPIVIEKEERANYYSALDEAHTTGDNEPFIHLVSSILNRTFDLYLKLV; from the coding sequence TTGTTTGAACAAATAGATAAAAAAAAGCAGGTTTTAGATCAGAAGAGGCCTTTTCCTCCCCATACATTAAAGAGCATCAGAGAGCATCTTATCGTAAATTGGACCTATCATTCCAACGCAATTGAAGGGAATACATTAACATTATCGGAAACAAAAGTAGCCCTTGAAGGAATAACAATTGGCGGAAAAACCATTCACGAACATTTGGAAGTTATTAATCATAAGGAAGCTATTGTTTATGTCGAAGAGATTGTGGGTAGACAGGAGCCCCTGTCTGAGTGGCAAATAAAAAGCATCCACAGATTAATTCTGAAAGGAATCCATGATGAAGACGCAGGCATTTACCGAAAGGAAAATGTACTCATCAGCGGTGCTAGACATATTCCTCCTGACGCAATGCAGGTTCCATCCCAGATGGAGCAGTTTATTGCTTGGTATCAGGCTGAAGGACAAAGGTTACATCCTGTTTCGAGGGCTGCTATGGTGCATAGTGATTTTGTGAAAATCCATCCGTTTATCGATGGTAATGGCAGGACAGCTCGCTTATTGCTAAACTTTGAATTAATGAAAAATGGATATCCACCCATTGTCATTGAAAAAGAAGAAAGAGCTAACTACTATTCAGCACTTGATGAAGCACATACTACAGGAGATAATGAACCATTTATTC